The genomic stretch atgatgtgtcaccaataaggaTGAGCATGCTTATTAaccttaagtaataaatcaattatcaacttctatggcctttagtttccaaaatttagtctaaaaatttagtctccttagcattatccATAGTCAATTAGATCAGATGAGGGTTTACTTTGAAAGGATTAGTGGCTGCTGGACTGGCTAAATATTCacattcacataataaaataatgacttAGTTTAAACATGAAGCCAAAACTCGGGAGTTGCCAACCTACCTCTTAATCTAGTCAAATTTATGTTTATGAGGAAGTCATTTGCAGGAAGCAATTGAAATAATTAAGGACTCGGTTCATAATTTTTTTCCATCTTTGTATGTGGTATAATATCCTAGTAAATAAGGTGTTGAGTTTCTGCACATGCATCCAGTGGCGGAGCCAGAATTTTATGGCAATGGGGGCGTGACAAAGAAGTTCTCAAATATTGGTTGTTCACATATACTTTAGGCCATATGTATGTCTAACATAGATATAATTTTGATCTCAAGTTTAGTTTTCTATATATCTTAGATCTTCCGATACTTCTTTAGCCAATGTTTAGTGTTGAAAAAAAGTTTTTGGATTTGAATCCCATCCTCGTtgattgaaaacaaagttcttgGTGCTCCATAGTTTTCTTTCTAAGCTAAATATGAACCAAACATGtatgtttattttattgtaGTTACATATCAAATACTCCAATCAATACACATTTATATTGGATTCCTTTTGGCAACACAAGTTCAAAGTCATTGATTGTCATACAATATATGTGATGAATTCCATACACGGATCGGAATGTTGGCACAGCAAAAGCTAGTATCGATTTTACATTACAAAATACGCTAATGAAATGATTACTTCCTGCGGCCACCGATGAATGAAATTCTTTTATCATCAACGTTAAGACCAATGGCAAAGCCAATGCCAAAGAAAACCCCAAAGATGTCTTTGGCTTGGATCTCAGAGTATCTGTAAATGCTGGTTGAAGGCTTTGACAAGAATCCTGGATTGCATTCAAAGCTAGAGTTGGTTAAAGTATCAAACTGGCGTCCAGATGGTACATGTCCCTGAAGGTATGCCACACTCAAGGAAGACAAGAAATGTAGACGTTCGAGAGAAGCAGGGATTTCGCCGGACAGATGGTTATAAGAGAGGTCCAAAATCTCTTAAGTTGGTAAGGTTGGAAATCTGTTCCGGGATGATGCCAGTAAAGATAAATGGCTGGACGGAGGTTGGACAGCTGATTGTACTGCTGTTTATTAGCACTGTTGGGCTTCAAAAAGACGGGCAACTCAAGAGAACTTCTGTCCACCTTATCACCGACCTCTTTAACTCAAGGAAATTCTCATCTAACGAGGTTATTAGACAAATCTATGTAGAAAAGGTTTGGCTGACTACCCAACGAAGCCGGAATAGAACCATTTAGTAGGTCCAAGACTCTAAGATTTTTAAGCATGGCTAGCCAGGTTGGTATTTGTCTTGTGAATTGACAAGCGCCCAGGGCAAAAACCTGAAGACTTTGGAATCCAACTGGGTCTCCAAGGCTTTTATCATCTGGGAAAGGCTCGTTCAAAAAATTCATGAACAAGACCAGAGTGGTCAGATTCTTGCAACCCTTCAGAATCCTAAAAGCCCCCGCGGCATTTCTCAGGTTGTAGGCAGAGATGGGAAAGGAAAGACAGCGATTCTAACGCGACTAATCCAGGTTATATCTCGCCGGTGAGCTGGTTGCTGCCAAATCTAATAGCTGTTAAGGACTTGCAAGAGTAGAGGCTTTGAGGTAACTCACCAATGAAGTTATTGTTGCCAAGGTCCAGAGTGGCGAGGCGTTGGACAGTTGAAAAATTGAAGGCAGAGAGCTCTCCAGTCAAGTTGTTGACCTGCAAATTCAGGGTCGATTGAATTGTGCAGTTGGTGAGAGATGAAGGCAAAGGACCTGTGAAGTTGTTGGTGTGGAGCAGCAGCTTTTCCAACATTGAAGGGTTACCAATATGGCCGGGGATTTTCCCGGAGAATTGGTTTGAGTGGAGCTCTATGATCTTGAGATTGGTGAGCTTCACAATGCCATCGCCGATGTGCCCAGAGAGGCTATTGACAGGAAGAGCAAGCTGTTATAGATCAGCAAGATTGAGAATCTCATTAGGGAGAGAACCAGAGAGGCCATTGAAGCCTGCATGGAAAACTTGGAGCTTGGAGCATGATCCGATTCCAGGGGGGATTGTGTCAATAAATTCATTGAAGGACAAGTCGAAGAATGTAAGGGAAGCATGATTGCTGCCGTTGCTCAAGGGTATTGACCTGGAAAAGCTGTTGTTGCTGACATTGTAAATTGATATTGATGGGACATGGACCGAAGACGGGATTGTTACATTGAAGAAGTTGCTGGACAAGTTTATAATTTGAAGGTGGCTGCTTCCATTCGAAGATGGTGGAAAGCGGCCGATGAGACGATTGAAGCTCAAGTCAATGACCAGAAGACTTGGTAGGGAAGAAAGCAAGTCATCTGGGAGAGAACCCAATAGGGAATTGTGGGAAAGAGTGAGGTTGGTGATGGCCGAAGAGACGACACCGGATGATGCGCAGACGGTCAAGTGGGTCGCAGGTGATTCCATCCCAAAGGCAGCAGTCAGTCGAAGCAGACCAATTCAACGGTGCCTTGAAAGGCAAGGACAAGAGAGCATCACGGTCGAGTTCGTCGCAGGCAGCAGAAAAAGTAGACCGGAAAGGAGAAGAAGCTGCGTTGCCGAGACGTCCTCCATTAATCTGTTCGTATCAATCTTCATTACCATCACCATCGCATGGACCTATAGTATATGCAAAGACCCAATGACATTTTCCAAGAGCGAGCTTAAGTCAAGTCCACCAATTGACATTGACCAAGAAAGAACCCTAATTGAAAATCTGTCACAAAACGGAGCAGGGGCCAGTTGCTGTTAGgaatttttctaaatttcatcCAACTCCAATGATATTTTCACGAAAGGCTTCACGATCGAATAAAAACGTCAATGGATGCTCCAAACATATggtaaattatgtattttgaTCAACGTTGTCGAGGATAATACGCCATAAGACGCTACATTGCACTAGAACGAGCAGCCAATAACACTAATTATTGGAGATCCAAGTCACaggaaaaacaaagagaatttggTATGACTACGAATCAAGCACCCTCAGTACACATCAAAAAACCTATCTGTATATTTGCCTCTAAGTAATCAACATCTCAAGATAAGGGGGTCCAATAAACTGGCACGACCGCAATCGTTATAAACAACTCTCAGAGAAAGACAGGAGCCATAACCAGCGTGATCGTAGCAAGCATTTTAATGAGAACGTGCAGTGAGGGTCCGGCTGTGTCTTTGAATGGGTCGCCCACACTGCAACACAAAATAAACCGGATCATATAGTAATTTTCTGTTTCTTAGATTCAGAATCGAGCACCGACAAACAATGCAAGGAACAATAGGTTAACTGGAAATTTCATGGCACATGAGACTGAGCACAAGAATTGATAATGACGGAGAGAGAAATGATATCGAAAGAACTTACGTATCTCCTGTAATGGCAGCCTTGTGGCAATCACTTCCTTTGCCACCAAGAACCCCCGTCTCAATGTACTTCTTTGCATTATCCCAGGCACCACCTGCTGTGTTGAGGAAAAGTGCCATAAGAATACCGGAAACAGTTGCAAACATCAGCATGGACGCCACAACTTTAGCACCGAGTAAAGGTTGCCCAGTATAGAATCCAAAGATCCGGAACACAATACCTGCAAGGAGTACGAGCAAGAATTAATCCTTCATCATGCAGCATTACAAAGTCTCTGTAAAGGAGAATGGTCAAACATggaagaaaatgaaaggaaaataacaaaaaatgtcAGCTAAGTTAAAGACAAATGCCAAAGGTCAACATGAACCGCATGCTAAAGCAGCATGTTGGTATGTTTTCACCAAATGCtaaacatttgaaaataaaGCTAAGAGTTGCAACTTGTTCATCAAAAGGTAAAATATACTAGCTCCTTCCGTAAAGACTACGACCATTTGAATCAGAGAATCAAATAGCAAAAATCCTTAGTAAACCCacatttataaaagttcaaaataGGAAGCACCAAAATTCAATGAACAAACAATTATATAAAGAAGCCTGATCctagaaagaaggaaaaaacatCTATCATCTCTAAACCATAAGGAAAAATACGCCATTTGTAGCAGACTCTCAAGTTTGTTCAAACGTAATTATGCGGGAACACTAAACTCCTATTGTGCAATTTGTTAATTCAATGCCCCATAATTAATTTCAACACAACCAAAGGAAAAGAGACTCAATAAATGAAGATAAGTGTGGTAAAAGTACATTTATACTGTGCACAAAATAAGATATTTATAACTTTATGCAGTCATTTATAGAAATAACGCAAATCCAATGCACACATTTTAATTCTCTCAAAAGGCAGCCATGATAAGAGATCGAGTCCACTGGATTAAGGAGTACAAGTGAAACAAGATAATTAACCCACCAACAGCTATAGGTGAAATAATAGCCAAGGCACCAGGTTTTATCATCTCCCTTAAAGATGCAGATGCTACAATAGCGACACAACGAGCATAATCTGGCTTCTCCTTGTACTCCTACAGAAAGCAAGTTAGGAAAAGCATAATTAGAAGGGTAGTTTGATTATTTATCCAACAGTTGTGCACACACACTGTTTGCGTACCATCATGTACACTAATTTTTCATCATCTTTTCTACATTCTCTCCGTTCACTTTTTAATtcttatttcatttatttaaaattatacCAGTATGTTTAACTAGTAATTGAATGGCATTTAGGACAATATTTATTGTGGTGAGACTGTGATTCCAAACAAATGCTTAGCGTTCATTATAAAGATTAAGAATATGGGAATTTCTACAAAAGCAATACTCACCATTATCCCAGGCCTCTCAATAAATTGTCGCCTTACTTCCTTAACCACCTCTTGAGCAGTTCGGCCAACTGCTGAACAGGCCCAAGCGCTAAATAAAAATATCAGCATAGAACCCAACAATCCGCCAACAAAAACTTCGGGAATGGCAATATCAACCTGGAAAACAGTTAAAAGTGAAAATTAAGACACACCTGAATGGTATTTGTCAGGGGAAAAGATCAACGGTGGGATGCTGTTCCGTTTACCTGTTTGAAAGGCTCATGTGCAAATGCAGCAACCTCGTCCATATAAGCACTAAACAGAAGAAAAGATGCAAGTGCAGCAGATCCTATGGCAAATCCTTTAGTAGTAGCTTTAGTAGTGTTTCCTACAGCATCTAGAACATCGGTGATCTCCCGAACACTTTCAGGCTGTAAGGATATATCAAATccaaaattgtataaaataagaaaaaatagaaaaagtagTCTTCACAACTGAAATagaaatcttaaattcgtcattATAAGATACCTGCTGACTCATCTCTACAATTCCACCAGCATTATCAGCTATTGGACCAAACATATCCATAGTGAGAACATACGCAGCAGTACTGAGCATTCCCATTGTTGCTACAGCTGTGCCAAACAGCCCACCAGTTGGAATTCCATTTTCGTCTATAAGGCCAGAGGTCTGGCCCAGCCAGTAAGCTGAGATAATAGATACACTAATAACAAGAACCGGAAGAGCAGTTGATTCAAGACCCAAACTGACTCCAGCAATTATATTAGTCCCATGACCTGTGGAGCTTGCAAGAGCTAATGTGCGTACAGGCTCATGTTTGTAGTCAGTATAGTACTGGGTGATAAAGACGAAAACATATGCTGTGATGATCCCAACTAGCCCACACAAGGCAAAGTTAAACCAGGCTGATGGTGCTTGCTCAGTGTAAAGCAGCCATCGGGTAGACTGTTCAAAAGAAACAATCGCAATGACAACAATGTCTTAAAActcaaataaaaggaaatttatgcaagcctctgaagtgtaaacttaaaaaaatatatatatttcaaatgAAAACCCAAGGAAAAAGATAAACATGACTCGATGGTCAGCGAAGTATTACCGCACCAAATGTCAAAACAGCCAAGACTATTGTAACAGAATATCCTCTCTGTAGAATTTTCATTGGATCCTCAGAAGAAGCCTTTCCGCTGGAATCACGTGTACCTCTAATTGAGAATATTCCAACCGATGAAATCACCAGATCAAAAGAGTGAACAACCAGAGGAAACAAGATGAAACCAGATGCATCTGCACAAGCAGTGAAAGAAAAGGTGAGTGTTTAAGAGAAATGGATGGCCCGGTTTGAATAAAACCAGTAACAACACTAATGAAATGGCCAACAAACATATTTGTCACCAAGGTTGAGTGACTGAGTGTGAATATAACACCACAAATTGTGCTTGCCTTCAATTTTACAACGTTGAGCCATCGTTCCCCCGAGTATCATAGCACTAATAATCTCAGCAGCAATACTTTCAAAAAGATCAGCACCACGGGCTGCGCAATCTCCCACATTGTCTCCAACCTcaatttcaattatcaaagtaAAGCCAATAAATTTACACATTTAAAGGTTGCAGGCATAATACTAATATATCGGTGTTGTCCTCAACTATGGATAAGAGGACTAATAAAACAGAtgatatgaaacacataaaaatggAAAGTAGGTCTTCAATATACATAAGTACTGCCTAGGATTTCAGggttggaagaagaaaaataccaGATCTGCAATCACAGCAGGATTCCTAGGGTCATCTTCGGGAATTCCCTGCTCTACTTTTCCAACAAGATCTGCTCCAACATCGGCTGCTTTGGTGTATATTCCACCTCCCAACTGAGCAAATAAGGCAACAAAAGAAGCACCGAATCCATATCCAACAAGCAGAAGAGGCACTgaaaattacataaaccaaaGTCAAGCACcaggtcaaaaaaaaaaaaagaacaatggaaATAGCAATTGAAGTAGAATAGTGAGAATGGAAAGCACACAGATGAATATGCACTTAAACAGCTAAGATCATCATATAGATACTAAGTTGAGACCATCATATTTAAGCATTAAAGCCAAATTTACCGCTAAATGTCTAGAACAACAGGTTATACCACGGCAGACGGGTAGTAATAAGTTTGTAAATACATTTTCAAACAGATTGGAAAAAATTTCACTaggacagaaaaaaaaaaataactattaTCTAAATAAATCAACACAGGAAACCCATGACAACCCAAAAGATTAAGAGGATACAGCAGTACAGTTTAATGTTTCAACATAGGACCATTGAAGTAGAAATTCTTTAAATTGATGCAATAAATATCAATCATaagccaaggagcaaggagagtCAATACATACAGTCAGTAACCTTCATTGAACCTGGCGAATCCACTCCCAACCAAACATAAAATGTGGCATACAGGATGGCTATACCAAGTACAGCCATACCAACAACCACCAAAGCAGAAAAACCACCAGCACGAACAGCTATCTGCACATGGTATTTCCCCTTTAAGATGTGAATACAAT from Pyrus communis chromosome 7, drPyrComm1.1, whole genome shotgun sequence encodes the following:
- the LOC137738975 gene encoding pyrophosphate-energized membrane proton pump 2 → MVMDVDVEGGNLGPYQDRPRTFPNMRGKSYNPLVFRILMRINVRVLFVILLIALGVVFYIGARTSPIIVFVFSICIISFLVSMHLAKWVLAKDEGPLEMGQISDAIRDGAEGFFRTQYGTISKMAFLLASVIFCIYLFRRPTPQQEASGLGRFTSAYITVAAFLLGALCSGAAGYVGMWVSVRANVRVSSAARRSAREALQIAVRAGGFSALVVVGMAVLGIAILYATFYVWLGVDSPGSMKVTDLPLLLVGYGFGASFVALFAQLGGGIYTKAADVGADLVGKVEQGIPEDDPRNPAVIADLVGDNVGDCAARGADLFESIAAEIISAMILGGTMAQRCKIEDASGFILFPLVVHSFDLVISSVGIFSIRGTRDSSGKASSEDPMKILQRGYSVTIVLAVLTFGASTRWLLYTEQAPSAWFNFALCGLVGIITAYVFVFITQYYTDYKHEPVRTLALASSTGHGTNIIAGVSLGLESTALPVLVISVSIISAYWLGQTSGLIDENGIPTGGLFGTAVATMGMLSTAAYVLTMDMFGPIADNAGGIVEMSQQPESVREITDVLDAVGNTTKATTKGFAIGSAALASFLLFSAYMDEVAAFAHEPFKQVDIAIPEVFVGGLLGSMLIFLFSAWACSAVGRTAQEVVKEVRRQFIERPGIMEYKEKPDYARCVAIVASASLREMIKPGALAIISPIAVGIVFRIFGFYTGQPLLGAKVVASMLMFATVSGILMALFLNTAGGAWDNAKKYIETGVLGGKGSDCHKAAITGDTVGDPFKDTAGPSLHVLIKMLATITLVMAPVFL